A genomic window from Silene latifolia isolate original U9 population chromosome Y, ASM4854445v1, whole genome shotgun sequence includes:
- the LOC141627726 gene encoding uncharacterized protein LOC141627726, giving the protein MYFDGAARQDGAGAGVVFVTPQNHLMPYAFTLTQLCSNNMAEYQDLILDLQMAIEIGVMDMDIYGDSKLVVNQVFGEYEVKKEDLIRYHQRALQLLNQLDAIHVGHVPRSANKFADAHGNLTATLALGAEESMQVPVCKPLGSIIA; this is encoded by the coding sequence ATGTACTTTGACGGTGCTGCAAGGCAAGATGGAGCTGGAGCTGGAGTTGTATttgtaactccacaaaatcatctcATGCCATATGCCTTTACACTCACTCAGTTGTGCTCAAATAATATGGCAGAATACCAAGATCTCATACTCGACCTTCAAATGGCGATCGAAATAGGTGTCATGGATATGGACATCTACGGAGACTCAAAATTAGTGGTCAACCAAGTCTTTGGTGAATATGAAGTGAAAAAAGAAGACTTGATTCGCTACCATCAGCGGGCATTACAACTGCTGAATCAACTTGACGCCATCCACGTTGGTCATGTGCCGCGGAGTGCCAACAAGTTTGCTGACGCGCATGGTAATCTTACAGCCACTTTGGCACTGGGGGCAGAAGAGTCTATGCAGGTCCCAGTCTGCAAACCGTTGGGCAGTATCATTGCCTGA